One Aegilops tauschii subsp. strangulata cultivar AL8/78 chromosome 7, Aet v6.0, whole genome shotgun sequence genomic window carries:
- the LOC109750719 gene encoding auxin-responsive protein IAA20-like, with amino-acid sequence MELELGLAPPNHAGSCGKRGSAEAFGVNKPTLPLFLRDDDDGDHGNGEDGTGDARDWDTGNKRKRLVGLPPVKIAHRPRSRGNGHVKVKMEGVPIGRKVDLSRHASYHQLHHTLRLMFPRSTSHHGDPYAVTYEDGDGDWMLIGDVPWEEFSKSAKRLKILM; translated from the exons ATGGAGCTGGAGCTGGGGCTTGCGCCGCCCAACCACGCGGGCTCGTGCGGGAAGAGGGGCTCGGCGGAGGCGTTCGGGGTCAACAAGCCCACGCTGCCACTCTTCCTgcgcgacgacgacgacggtgacCACGGCAACGGCGAAGACGGCACTGGCGACGCTCGCGACTGGGATACGGGCAACAA GAGGAAGAGGCTGGTGGGGTTGCCGCCGGTGAAGATCGCGCACCGCCCGCGCAGCCGCGGCAACGGCCACGTGAAGGTGAAGATGGAAGGTGTGCCCATCGGGAGGAAGGTGGACCTGTCCCGCCACGCCTCCTACCACCAGCTCCACCACACCCTCCGCCTCATGTTCCCCCGCTCCACTTCTCACCATGGTGATCCATACGCCGTCACCTACGAGGACGGGGACGGGGACTGGATGCTCATCGGAGACGTGCCCTGGGA GGAGTTTAGCAAGTCGGCCAAACGGCTCAAGATACTCATGTAA